CCATTCGCGCACCAGGGGCTCAATGGCCAATTCGTACAGTTGATGATCGAGGTGATCTTGCAGCGTTTCTGGGCGCGATTGAACGTTTGCCAAGGCGTCCATCCGACGCTCGGCGTCTTCTTCCATCTGACCGGAAGAACGTTGCGGGCGTTCGTCGAACGTGTCGGGATACTGCTGGTCCATTTCCAACAGACGCTCGAAGTCGTCGACGTTGTCCTTGCCGTCTTCGACGACGAATTCTTCCTCGGTCTCGGTGTTCGATTCGTATTCTTCTTGAGAGGAATCTTCCGATTCGCTTGCTTCCTGCTCTTGAACCTCGAGCATCGGGTTTTCGTTCATTTCCTGCTCGATCTTCTCTTGCAGGGCCAGAACGGGCAGTTGCAGAATCTCCATGGATTGAATCATCCGTGGGGCCAGAACTTGCTTCTGGGCCATTTTCTGCTCAAGACCGAACGACATTCTCATGGGAATGATTCCGTAGCTGTTGGGAAGTGGGGTGCTGAAAGTGAAGACTGCGTCATCAGCTTTCAGCTAAGTAGGATGGCCCAGAGTTTCATCTCTGGGTGGTCGCAGACCACAAGCAGCTAATGCATCAGGCATGAACAAGATAGATCGTTTCTATCTTCAATTACGTCCATACAAGAGCCGCTTGTCGGCGTTGCCGACCCAGAGAAATCTCTGGGCACCCAGCAGTAAACTCTCAATCACCCCAAGTGGGATTAAAGTGATTGCCGGCCAGTCATGGCATCGGCAAGCACTTCCTTGTTGGCGAATTCGAGAACGCTACCAGCGGTAACGCCTCGGGCCAAACGGGTTAATTTAACCGAGAACTCGGCAAGCAGGCTCGAAATATGCAGCGCTGTGCCGTCTCCTTCGGTTGTCGGATTGGTCGCCATGATCACTTCGCGAATGTCTCCTTGAGCAACGCGCGAGACCAGGGCATCAATGGTCAGTTGGTCCGGGCCGATACCTTCCAGCGGAGCGATACGCCCCAGCAGGACATGATACAAACCAGGGAACACGCCAGACTGTTCGAGCGCGATCAAGTCGCGCGGTTGTTCGACAACGCACAGTACCGACGCGTCGCGTTGGGGGTCTTTGCAGATCGTGCACAGGTCCCCTTCCGACAAATTGAAGCATTGGCTGCAGTACCGAACGTTTTCTTTCACGTCGCGGATTGCATCTGCCAGTTGTAGGGCTTCTTCTTTGCCAACGCGAAGAAGATGATAGGCGACGCGCTCGGCACTTTTCCGACCAATGCCTGGCAGATTGGAAAGCTGGTCGATTAATCGAACCACCGATTCAGTCAGCTGCGCCATTCACCTAGCTCCTTCTATTATGTTGTTGTTTGAGTTGCTTTCCGAAAGCAACAAATCTTATTGGCCGAACTGGCTCAGTGCTTGATCTAGGCCTGGTACGTTCAGTCCACTGGTTACCGACTGCATCATCTCTTGATGAAGCTCTTTGCCTTTGGCTTGGGCATCGTTGACGGCCTGAGGAATGAGTTCTTCGATCAGGTCCTTGTCGCCGTCTTCGATCAGTTTCGGATCGATGGTGATGCTGACCAGCTGGCCGTGTCCCGTGCAGATCGCTTCGACCATTCCGGCGCCGGCAGTTCCCTTCACACGCTTGTTGCGAAGTTCTTCCTGGACGGCCTTCATTTCCTGGCCCACTTGTTGAGCCTGCTGCATCATGCCAGCGATATTGCCAAGGTTCTTGAACACGGACATCTCCTTTTCAGTGAAACAGTGCGACACATTCCGGTCCCCTCAGACGCTTCCGAAATAGCGGGTGTCATTTAATCATCGGAAACACCGCAGGGACACGCGCAAAGTTTAGCTCAGCCATAGGCCGAAACTTCCCTTACGTGCGAAAAGCGTGCCAGGTTCTGAAAAAAATCTTTAGGCGTCCGGGTCGCGGACCCCAGTCACTTCGCCGTCGAACAGGTCCATCGCCTTTTGGACGAAGGGTTCCTGTTCGGCCAGTAGTCGAGCTTTTAGACGACCCTCTTGAGCCGATCGCTCGGGGGTCATGTGGGAATCGGCTTTTCGTGCGGCATTGGGATCTTCCAATACCCGAAAATCGATCGCATAAGTGTCTCCGCACATCTCGCGGAAAGCCTTCTCCAGAACTTCCTGGCTTTTAGGCCGTCGCAAAGCTTCGACAGCCGAATTATACGTTGAGAAAAAATCAACGACTAGACGATTTGGCCCAGAAATTGCTACTGCGTGCCCCTTCCGGGCAAAATCCGCGGTAAGCCCCGGCAAATCTTCGACGATATTTCTCCATACCGAGAGGACGTTTTTCTCGGTAATCACCAGTTTGGGGGCTGGGATGGGGTCTGTCGGAGCCGGAGAGTCACTCGGTGCGGGGGCCGGCATCGAGGGTGGAGTGGGTGGCGGTTCAACCGGGCGAATGGGGATCGTATCGGGAGCCGGCGGCCGTTCTACGGGGTGTTCAGCCGTTTTTTTTTGAGGTGCAGCCCCTTGCGCAGCAGTCGGAGCCGACTTCGCGGGGACCCCACCTTCTTTGAGCGTGGCGATCAACGAGCCCAAACTTTCCAGGTCGTCTAGCTGACAGATACGAATGACCGCCGCTTCGGCGAGTACCTGACCGTAGGTGCTGCGGTGCAGTCGAACCAACGTTTCGTCTAAGCACTGCACTGCGGCGAGCAGTTTGGCCACGCCGGCCTGAGTGGCCATGCCCTTTGCCTGATCGACCGCGCCCGGCGAAATCGTTTGCAGCAAATCTGGTGAACCACCAGAACCAAGAACCATGAGGTCGCGGAACAAACGCAGCAGTTGCTCCAGCAGTTGGCCTGGGTCGACGCCTTCGGTAAAGACGGAGTGAACCGTTTGCAACGCATTGGCCGCATCAGACGAAAGAACCTGACCGGCCAGATCGATAATCTGTTGATTGTCGGCGGTACCTAACAAGCGATGAACCGACTCGACAGTGATTTCGGAATCGCCGAACGCCAAAATTTGTTCCAGCAGCGACTGGCTGTCTCGCATCGAGCCGTTTGCACGCCGCGCGATCAACTTGAGCGCTTCGTCGTCGGCGGGGACCTGCTCGGTATCGACAATGTGCCGCAGCCGCCCGACGATGTCTTCTGGCAAGATGCCACCGAAATCGAACCGTTGGCAGCGCGACAGAACGGTGATCGGGATACGTTCCGGGTCGGTCGTGCAGAAGATGAACTTGGCGTGTTCCGGCGGTTCTTCCAAGGTTTTCAGCAGCGCGTTGAACGCTTCCTTGGTGAACATGTGCACTTCGTCGATGATGTAGATCTTGAAGCGTGCGCGGCTGGGGCGAACGTTGATATTGGCCCGCAGTTGGCGAATCTCTTCGATACCGCGATTGGACGCACCGTCGATTTCAAGCACGTCGACGTCTTCGCCAGCGGTCACGCTTTCGCAAATCTCGCACTCGTTGCAGGGCGTGGCCGTAGGGCCTTTAGCGCAGTTGAGTGCCTTGGCGAAGATCCGAGCCGACGAAGTCTTGCCGACCCCGCGAGCCCCGGTGAATAGATAGGCGTGCCCTACCCTGTTTCGCTCGATGGCGTTACCCAGCGCAGTTGCCACACGCTGCTGACCGACCAATTCGCCAAACGATTGCGGGCGATAACGCCTGGCAACCACCAGGTAGTCGGGAGAACTATTTTGCTCAGCCACGATCCCTCTCAACCGGCTAAGGACTTTCTTCGAGTTTCCGAGCCGAAGAACGTCGGTCTCGCCAGATACACCGCCACCCAAACACGGGCCGCGAATGCAGTTTGACGCACAAGACGAGCCAAATCAACCGTAGCCGCAGCCACGAATAAAACGCCGCAAGTCGCACGTGTATCCCGACGGGTGCCCCAGAAATTCATTTCTGGGTGGCCGTAGGCCACAAGCGGCTCATGAGTTCGGATGGAAGCAGGTGAAACGTAATCACTGCTTCCGACTCCACTGACTAGCGGCCAGTCCGCTTTATCGAGGATCCCGGCATAAAAAGCCGGAACCACGCAAAGCATTTCGACCATCGGCAACCCATCGGACTGCTTTGGAGGAACCCCCGCACAAGAGTCGCCAAGATTTGGCTGCTCCAGTTAAGGCCTGACCAGGTTACCAAACTTCCCCTTGCGAGGGTTGCTCGAAAGCAGTCTCAACTCGTTGTTCGTTTTTTCCCCAACTATCTTGGAGTGACCCTCGCACAAGAGTCCTCCAGGTGTGGCTGCTCCAATTAAGGCCTGACCAGGTTGCCGAATTTCCCCTTGCGAGGGTCGCTCTAAGACAGTCAGGGAAAACGAGTTATGCTACCGGGAGAGCGGGCTGTTGTCAAAGGGGGCTTGGGGTATGCCCCTAAATGGTTGCTTGGGATTTGCAAACCAATATTCAGAATAGTGAGATGTCAGCAATTACTGAGATGAAAGAAAATGATCGATTCTTGATATTCTCGCTGATTATCGATGAGTAGTTTCGGCTGCGTGATAAACAGATGGAAGAAGAAAAGGCGGCTGTGAATAAAAGCAACTATTGCACTCGTTCCTGCTGCGTCTAAACAAAGAACTTCGTTAATCGTTCTCCCAACCATTGGCGAAACTCGGGCGTCGTAGGTGGGCAATGTTTGCAGTCGGGTAGAACATCGATTTCAGCGGTCGGCAACAGAGTACGCAAACGCTGCTCGATCAGTTTGCCTGGGAACGAGATATCCTCTTCTCCGACGATCGCGAGAACCGGCATCGGTAGATTCTTTAATTTCTCGTCTGTGGCGATTGGCGGAATTCGTGGATCCATCTTTAGGTCGCGAATCGCGCAGCCGATGAAATTGCCCCAGTCATCGTCCCATGTTGATACTAGAGGGGACAACAGACGACGAAGATTGGCATCGTTGGGACTAAATTGATAGCGGATCATGGGCCAGGCCATTTTCATTAGGCCGGTCAAGTGAGAGCCATTGGCGATGCCCGCTGGTACCAAAAGCGCAAGATGCTTCACCCGTTCCGGCCTTTGGGAAGCCGTGGCTCGTGCGATATATCCTCCCCAACTGACTCCCAATAGATGGGCGGAATCTAAGCATAGGCCATCCATCACATCGGCAGCCCAATCGGCGGACGAATCATCGGTTAAAGGAAGACGCATATCGAGCCCTCGGACTGAGTGTCCTGGCAAGTCGGGTGCGTAGACACGATATTGGGTTAGCAATGGGCCTAGCTCGGCCAGAATAAATGAGGCCCCCGTCCGCATCGCATGCAATACGACCAGCGGTTGTCCATCTTCAGGGCCAGCGACCAGTACGTGATTTTCTCCATGACGCGTTGGTACGAAAACAGAATCCACAGGAGGAACCGTCTTCGCCAAGAATCGCTCGTACCACTGATCAAGGCGGTCGCGACCAGCTTCCGTCTTAAAAAGGCAAGATTTCATCGCTCACTCCAATTCCTTGGTATCCACCAAAGACATGC
This portion of the Bremerella alba genome encodes:
- a CDS encoding alpha/beta fold hydrolase, which gives rise to MKSCLFKTEAGRDRLDQWYERFLAKTVPPVDSVFVPTRHGENHVLVAGPEDGQPLVVLHAMRTGASFILAELGPLLTQYRVYAPDLPGHSVRGLDMRLPLTDDSSADWAADVMDGLCLDSAHLLGVSWGGYIARATASQRPERVKHLALLVPAGIANGSHLTGLMKMAWPMIRYQFSPNDANLRRLLSPLVSTWDDDWGNFIGCAIRDLKMDPRIPPIATDEKLKNLPMPVLAIVGEEDISFPGKLIEQRLRTLLPTAEIDVLPDCKHCPPTTPEFRQWLGERLTKFFV
- the dnaX gene encoding DNA polymerase III subunit gamma/tau, which codes for MAEQNSSPDYLVVARRYRPQSFGELVGQQRVATALGNAIERNRVGHAYLFTGARGVGKTSSARIFAKALNCAKGPTATPCNECEICESVTAGEDVDVLEIDGASNRGIEEIRQLRANINVRPSRARFKIYIIDEVHMFTKEAFNALLKTLEEPPEHAKFIFCTTDPERIPITVLSRCQRFDFGGILPEDIVGRLRHIVDTEQVPADDEALKLIARRANGSMRDSQSLLEQILAFGDSEITVESVHRLLGTADNQQIIDLAGQVLSSDAANALQTVHSVFTEGVDPGQLLEQLLRLFRDLMVLGSGGSPDLLQTISPGAVDQAKGMATQAGVAKLLAAVQCLDETLVRLHRSTYGQVLAEAAVIRICQLDDLESLGSLIATLKEGGVPAKSAPTAAQGAAPQKKTAEHPVERPPAPDTIPIRPVEPPPTPPSMPAPAPSDSPAPTDPIPAPKLVITEKNVLSVWRNIVEDLPGLTADFARKGHAVAISGPNRLVVDFFSTYNSAVEALRRPKSQEVLEKAFREMCGDTYAIDFRVLEDPNAARKADSHMTPERSAQEGRLKARLLAEQEPFVQKAMDLFDGEVTGVRDPDA
- a CDS encoding YbaB/EbfC family nucleoid-associated protein, which encodes MFKNLGNIAGMMQQAQQVGQEMKAVQEELRNKRVKGTAGAGMVEAICTGHGQLVSITIDPKLIEDGDKDLIEELIPQAVNDAQAKGKELHQEMMQSVTSGLNVPGLDQALSQFGQ
- the recR gene encoding recombination mediator RecR, translated to MAQLTESVVRLIDQLSNLPGIGRKSAERVAYHLLRVGKEEALQLADAIRDVKENVRYCSQCFNLSEGDLCTICKDPQRDASVLCVVEQPRDLIALEQSGVFPGLYHVLLGRIAPLEGIGPDQLTIDALVSRVAQGDIREVIMATNPTTEGDGTALHISSLLAEFSVKLTRLARGVTAGSVLEFANKEVLADAMTGRQSL